One genomic window of Ornithorhynchus anatinus isolate Pmale09 chromosome 10, mOrnAna1.pri.v4, whole genome shotgun sequence includes the following:
- the SPIB gene encoding transcription factor Spi-B, whose protein sequence is MLALEAAQSDGTHFGSPYPDGLFYDLDAAKPNPGGIPHSYAEPDGMPDSLWSWMEPPPGPGYETLDPSVATSALQFTQLHSVQLSYLPGTYGPGGPGGPGGPALDFPPVPEPPALGLGPYPEVDYSSQPPGPPFPPFPPFPSPPLSEEEEFPPDGPALEVSDSESDEALAAGGEGAGADAGARKKLRLYQFLLGLLTRGDMRECVWWVEQGSGVFQFSSKHKEALARRWGQQKGNRKRMTYQKLARALRNYAKTGEIRKVKRKLTYQFDSALLGAPRL, encoded by the exons ATGCTCGCTCTGGAGGCCGCACA gtcAGACGGGACTCACTTCGGCTCCCCG taCCCCGATGGCCTCTTCTACGACCTGGACGCCGCCAAGCCCAACCCGGGGGGGATCCCCCACAGCTACGCGGAACCCGACGGGATGCCCG aCTCCCTCTGGAGCTGGATGgagcccccgccgggccccggctaCGAGACCCTGGACCCCTCGGTGGCCACCAGCGCCCTGCAGTTCACCCAGCTCCACAGCGTACAGCTCTCCTACCTGCCCGGAACCTACGGGCCCggtgggcccggggggccgggagggccggcCCTGGACTTCCCTCCCGTCCCCGAGCCCCCGGCCCTGGGACTGGGGCCTTACCCCGAGGTGGATTACAGCAGCCAG ccgccGGGACCCCCGTTCCCGCCGTTCCCGCCTTTCCCCAGCCCGCCTCTGTCCGAGGAAGAGGAGTTCCCGCCGGATGGCCCGGCCTTGGAGGTGTCCGACAGCGAGTCAGACGAGGCTCTggcggccggaggggagggggccggagccgATGCGG GGGCCAGGAAGAAGCTGCGACTGTACCAGTTCCTGCTGGGGCTGCTGACGCGGGGCGACATGCGGGAGTGCGTGTGGTGGGTCGAGCAGGGCTCGGGGGTCTTCCAGTTCTCCTCCAAGCACAAGGAGGCCCTGGCCCGCCGCTGGGGCCAGCAGAAGGGCAACCGCAAGCGCATGACTTATCAGAAGCTGGCCCGGGCCCTGCGGAACTACGCCAAGACCGGGGAGATCCGGAAGGTCAAGAGGAAGCTCACCTACCAGTTCGACAGCGCTCTGCTGGGGGCCCCCCGGCTGtga
- the NR1H2 gene encoding oxysterols receptor LXR-beta isoform X2 — MSLSAGDAAEAPSPGDGDPRHGPPPSSPSSPRTIKEEGAEPWQGAGGPDLDFQGTDGEGSACSVAEEPERKRKKGPAPKMLGHELCSVCGDKASGFHYNVLSCEGCKGFFRRSVIKGAAGRYTCKGGGACQMDTYMRRKCQECRLRKCHQAGMREHCVLSEEQIRKKKIQKQQQQQQQQQQQSSLSGASRGAAEGGGSPGAGAGSEAGGEAGARLLAVAPGGVQLTPAQETMIQQLVAAQLQCNKRSFSDQPKVTPWPLGADPQSREARQQRFAHFTELAIISVQEIVDFAKQVPGFLQLSREDQIVLLKASTIEIMLLETARRYNHETECITFLKDFTYSKDDFHRAGLQVEFINPIFEFSRAMRRLGLDDAEYALLIAINIFSADRPNVQEPARVEALQTPYVEALLSYTRIKHPQDQLRFPRMLMKLVSLRTLSSVHSEQVFALRLQDKKLPPLLSEIWDVHE, encoded by the exons ATGTCCCTGTCGGCCGGTGACGCCGCAGAGGCCCCGTCGCCCG gaGATGGCGACCCGCGGCACGGgccgcccccctccagcccctcctccccccggacgataaaggaggagggggccgagCCCTGGCAGGGAGCGGGGGGCCCGGACCTGGACTTCCAAGGCACCGACGGGGAAGGCTCGGCCTGTAGCGTCG CGGAGGAGCCGGAACGGAAGCGAAAGAAGGGCCCGGCCCCGAAGATGCTGGGCCACGAGCTCTGTAGCGTGTGCGGAGACAAGGCCTCCGGCTTCCACTACAACGTGCTGAGCTGCGAAGGGTGTAAGGGCTTTTTCCGCCGCAGCGTCATCAAAGGGGCCGCCGGGCGCTACACCTGCAAGGGGGGCGGAGCCTGCCAGATGGACACCTACATGAGGCGCAAGTGCCAGGAGTGCCGCCTGCGCAAGTGCCACCAAGCTGGCATGCGGGAGCATT GTGTGCTGTCCGAGGAGCAGATTCGGAAGAAGAAgatccagaagcagcagcagcagcagcagcagcagcagcagcagtcgtCGCTGAGCGGGGCCTCGCGGGGTGCGGCCGAGGgcgggggctccccgggggccggagccggctccgaggccgggggcgaggcgggggcgcGGCTGCTGGCCGTGGCTCCCGGGGGCGTCCAGCTGACCCCGGCGCAGGAGACCATGATCCAGCAGCTCGTGGCCGCCCAGCTACAGTGCAACAAGCGTTCCTTCTCCGACCAGCCCAAAGTCACG CCTTGGCCCCTGGGGGCCGACCCCCAGAGCCGGGAAGCACGCCAGCAGCGGTTCGCCCACTTCACCGAGCTCGCCATCATCTCCGTCCAGGAGATCGTTGACTTCGCCAAGCAGGTGCCGGGCTTCCTGCAGCTGTCGCGGGAGGACCAGATCGTCCTGCTCAAGGCCTCCACTATCGAG ATCATGCTGCTGGAGACGGCACGACGCTACAACCACGAGACAGAGTGTATCACGTTCCTCAAAGATTTTACCTATAGCAAAGATGACTTCCACCGAGCCG gCCTCCAGGTGGAATTCATCAACCCCATCTTCGAGTTCTCGCGGGCGATGCGGCGCCTGGGTCTCGACGACGCCGAGTACGCGCTGCTCATCGCCATTAACATTTTCTCCGCCGACCGGCCCAACGTGCAGGAGCCAGCCCGCGTGGAGGCGTTGCAGACCCCCTACGTGGAGGCCCTGCTGTCCTACACGCGCATCAAGCACCCCCAG GACCAGCTGCGCTTCCCCCGGATGCTGATGAAGCTGGTCAGTTTGCGGACGCTCAGCTCCGTCCACTCCGAGCAGGTCTTCGCCCTGCGCCTGCAGGACAAGAAGCTCCCGCCGCTGCTCTCCGAGATCTGGGACGTTCACGAGTAA
- the NR1H2 gene encoding oxysterols receptor LXR-beta isoform X1, producing MSLSAGDAAEAPSPGDGDPRHGPPPSSPSSPRTIKEEGAEPWQGAGGPDLDFQGTDGEGSACSVAEEPERKRKKGPAPKMLGHELCSVCGDKASGFHYNVLSCEGCKGFFRRSVIKGAAGRYTCKGGGACQMDTYMRRKCQECRLRKCHQAGMREHCVLSEEQIRKKKIQKQQQQQQQQQQQSSLSGASRGAAEGGGSPGAGAGSEAGGEAGARLLAVAPGGVQLTPAQETMIQQLVAAQLQCNKRSFSDQPKVTPWPLGADPQSREARQQRFAHFTELAIISVQEIVDFAKQVPGFLQLSREDQIVLLKASTIEIMLLETARRYNHETECITFLKDFTYSKDDFHRAGASPRGGVADPLRGGPAVLHAHQAPPGPAALPPDADEAGQFADAQLRPLRAGLRPAPAGQEAPAAALRDLGRSRVTNYLRVRAAPRPRSLRLRTLRPGPFRACFSPPLHVFPGAGGSVTLVLCPTLRSAIPFSVTPLPPALSPSPPM from the exons ATGTCCCTGTCGGCCGGTGACGCCGCAGAGGCCCCGTCGCCCG gaGATGGCGACCCGCGGCACGGgccgcccccctccagcccctcctccccccggacgataaaggaggagggggccgagCCCTGGCAGGGAGCGGGGGGCCCGGACCTGGACTTCCAAGGCACCGACGGGGAAGGCTCGGCCTGTAGCGTCG CGGAGGAGCCGGAACGGAAGCGAAAGAAGGGCCCGGCCCCGAAGATGCTGGGCCACGAGCTCTGTAGCGTGTGCGGAGACAAGGCCTCCGGCTTCCACTACAACGTGCTGAGCTGCGAAGGGTGTAAGGGCTTTTTCCGCCGCAGCGTCATCAAAGGGGCCGCCGGGCGCTACACCTGCAAGGGGGGCGGAGCCTGCCAGATGGACACCTACATGAGGCGCAAGTGCCAGGAGTGCCGCCTGCGCAAGTGCCACCAAGCTGGCATGCGGGAGCATT GTGTGCTGTCCGAGGAGCAGATTCGGAAGAAGAAgatccagaagcagcagcagcagcagcagcagcagcagcagcagtcgtCGCTGAGCGGGGCCTCGCGGGGTGCGGCCGAGGgcgggggctccccgggggccggagccggctccgaggccgggggcgaggcgggggcgcGGCTGCTGGCCGTGGCTCCCGGGGGCGTCCAGCTGACCCCGGCGCAGGAGACCATGATCCAGCAGCTCGTGGCCGCCCAGCTACAGTGCAACAAGCGTTCCTTCTCCGACCAGCCCAAAGTCACG CCTTGGCCCCTGGGGGCCGACCCCCAGAGCCGGGAAGCACGCCAGCAGCGGTTCGCCCACTTCACCGAGCTCGCCATCATCTCCGTCCAGGAGATCGTTGACTTCGCCAAGCAGGTGCCGGGCTTCCTGCAGCTGTCGCGGGAGGACCAGATCGTCCTGCTCAAGGCCTCCACTATCGAG ATCATGCTGCTGGAGACGGCACGACGCTACAACCACGAGACAGAGTGTATCACGTTCCTCAAAGATTTTACCTATAGCAAAGATGACTTCCACCGAGCCG GAGCCAGCCCGCGTGGAGGCGTTGCAGACCCCCTACGTGGAGGCCCTGCTGTCCTACACGCGCATCAAGCACCCCCAG GACCAGCTGCGCTTCCCCCGGATGCTGATGAAGCTGGTCAGTTTGCGGACGCTCAGCTCCGTCCACTCCGAGCAGGTCTTCGCCCTGCGCCTGCAGGACAAGAAGCTCCCGCCGCTGCTCTCCGAGATCTGGGACGTTCACGAGTAACTAACTACCTGAgggtccgggccgccccccggcctcgcTCACTTCGGCTCCGAACTCTCCGGCCCGGGCCCTTCCGAGCTTGCTTCAGCCCTCCTCTCCACGtcttcccgggggcgggggggtcggtGACCTTGGTGCTCTGTCCCACCCTGAGGTCAGCGATCCCCTTCTccgtcactcccctccccccggcacttAGCCCGTCCCCCCCCATGTAG
- the POLD1 gene encoding DNA polymerase delta catalytic subunit — protein sequence MDPQTEPLVFQQLELDHYVGPPVPGFPGASRGSVPVIRMFGVTDGGNSVCCHVHGFAPYFYVPAPPGFGTDHLAELRRELDGALQRDQRGNKELGDPAVLGVETCTRQSMFGYSGQCPGTFLRITLALPRLVAPARRILEGGGVRLRGLGTPGFSPYEANVDFEIRFMVDTDIVGCNWIELPPGKYQLRSLSGGGQKKVTWSQLEADVAWSDVVSHAAEGQWQRIAPLRVLSFDIECAGRKGIFPEPERDPVIQIGSVVLRWGEPEPFLRLALTLKTCAPILGAQVLSFDREDQLLETWATFVRILDPDVITGYNIQNFDLPYLLTRAQTLKIPLFPFLGRVSNLRSQIRDSSFQSKQTGRRDNKVVNIAGRIQMDLLQVLLREHKLRSYTLNAVSFHFLGEQKEDVQHSIITDLQNGTDQSRRRLAVYCLKDALLPLRLLERLMVLVNAVEMARVTGVPLGYLLSRGQQVKVVSQLLRQAMHQGLVMPVVKTEAGEDYTGATVIEPHKGYYDVPIATLDFSSLYPSIMMAHNLCYTTLLRPGARERLGLTGDQFIRTPTGDEFVKSSVRKGLLPQILENLLSARKRAKAELARETDPLRRQVLDGRQLALKVSANSVYGFTGAQVGKLPCLEISQSVTGFGRQMIEKTKQLVESKYTLENGYGANAKVVYGDTDSVMVRFGVTSVAEAMTLGREAADWVSGHFPHPIRLEFEKVYFPYLLISKKRYAGLLFSSRSETHDKMDCKGLEAVRRDNCPLVANLVTSSLRRLLIDRDPGGAVSHAQDVISDLLCNRIDISQLVITKELTRAAADYAGKQAHVELAERMRRRDPGSAPSLGDRVPYVIISAAKGVAAYMKSEDPLYVLEHSLPIDTQYYLEQQLAKPLLRIFEPILGEGRAEAVLLRGEHTRCKTVLTAKVGGLMAFATKRSCCIGCRAVLSHHGAVCKFCRPRESELYQKEVAHLGALEERFSRLWTQCQRCQGSLHEDVLCTSRDCPIFYMRKKVQKDLDDQEQLLRRFGPPGPTAW from the exons aTGGACCCCCAGACGGAGCCCCTCGTCTTCCAGCAGCTGGAGCTCGACCACTACGTgg gcccCCCGGTCCCCGGATTCCCGGGCGCTTCGCGGGGCTCCGTCCCCGTGATCCGGATGTTCGGAGTCACGGACGGCGGGAACTCCGTCTGTTGCCACGTCCACGGCTTCGCCCCTTACTTCTACGTGCCGGCTCCTCCCG gGTTCGGCACGGACCACCTGGCGGAGCTGCGGCGGGAACTGGACGGGGCCTTGCAGAGGGACCAACGGGGGAACAAGGAGCTGGGGGACCCGGCGGTGCTGGGCGTGGAGACCTGTACCCGGCAGA GCATGTTCGGCTACAGCGGTCAGTGCCCCGGGACATTCCTCCGCATCACCCTGGCCCTGCCCCGCCTCGTGGCCCCCGCCCGCCGCATCCTGGAGGGGGGCGGCGTCCGCCTCAGAGGGCTGGGGACGCCCGGGTTCTCCCCCTACGAGGCCAACGTGGATTTCGAAATCAG GTTCATGGTCGACACCGACATTGTCGGCTGTAATTGGATTGAACTGCCTCCTGGGAAATACCAACTGAGATCTCTGTCTGGCGGAGGACAGAAGAAG GTGACGTGGTCCCAGCTGGAAGCGGACGTGGCCTGGTCAGATGTGGTCAGTCACGCGGCcgagggccagtggcagaggattGCCCCGCTGAGGGTGCTCAGCTTTGACATCGAGTGTGCGGGGAGGAAAG GGATCTTCCCAGAGCCGGAGCGGGACCCCGTGATCCAGATCGGCTCCGTGGTTCTGCGCTGGGGGGAGCCGGAGCCGTTCCTCCGCCTGGCGCTCACCCTGAAGACCTGCGCCCCGATCCTAGGGGCCCAGGTGCTCAGCTTCGACCGGGAGGATCAGCTCCTGGAG ACCTGGGCGACCTTCGTCCGCATTCTGGATCCCGATGTCATCACCGGGTACAACATCCAGAACTTCGATCTCCCGTACCTGCTGACTCGGGCACAGACTCTCAAG attCCCTTGTTTCCGTTCCTGGGCCGGGTCTCGAATCTCCGCTCCCAGATCCGCGACTCGTCCTTCCAGTCCAAGCAGACGGGCCGGAGGGACAACAAGGTGGTCAACATCGCCGGCCGCATCCAGATGGACCTGCTGCAG GTGCTGCTGCGAGAACACAAGCTTCGCTCCTACACTCTCAATGCCGTGAGCTTCCATTTcttgggggagcagaaggaggacgTCCAGCACAGCATCATCACTGACCTCCAG AACGGCACGGACCAGTCTCGCCGGCGCCTGGCCGTCTACTGCCTCAAGGACGCTCTGCTGCCCCTGCGCCTGCTGGAGCGGCTCATGGTGCTGGTCAACGCCGTGGAGATGGCCCGCGTCACTGGCGTCCCCCTGGGGTACCTGCTGTCCCGGGGACAGCAGGTCAAGGTCGTGTCCCAGCTGCTCAGACAG GCAATGCACCAGGGCCTGGTGATGCCTGTGGTGAAGACCGAGGCCGGCGAGGATTACACTGGGGCGACCGTCATCGAACCTCACAAGGG GTACTACGACGTGCCGATCGCCACGTTGGACTTTTCGTCGCTGTATCCGTCCATCATGATGGCTCACAACCTGTGCTACACCACGCTGCtgcggccgggggcccgggagagATTGGG GCTAACCGGAGACCAGTTCATCAGGACCCCGACGGGCGACGAGTTCGTGAAAAGCTCCGTGCGGAAAGGCCTGCTGCCCCAGATACTGGAAAACCTACTCAGTGCCCGCAAGAG GGCGAAGGCCGAGCTGGCCCGGGAGACGGACCCCCTGCGCCGGCAGGTCCTGGACGGGCGACAGCTGGCACTCAAAGTCAGTGCCAATTCGGTGTACGGCTTCACGGGCGCCCAGGTGGGAAAGCTGCCGTGCCTGGAGATCTCTCAG AGCGTAACGGGGTTTGGCCGTCAGATGATCGAGAAGACAAAACAGCTGGTGGAGTCCAAATACACCCTGGAGAACGGCTACGGTGCCAACGCGAAG GTGGTGTACGGGGACACGGACTCGGTCATGGTCCGCTTCGGGGTGACCTCCGTGGCCGAAGCCATGACCCTGGGGCGAGAGGCGGCGGACTGGGTCTCCGGTCACTTCCCCCACCCGATCCGGCTGGAGTTTGAGAAG GTGTATTTCCCGTACCTGTTGATCAGTAAGAAGCGCTACGCcggcctcctcttctcttcccgctCCGAGACGCACGACAAGATGGACTGCAAGGGGCTGGAGGCCGTCCGCAGGGACAACTGCCCGCTGGTGGCCAACCTGGTCACCTCGTCGCTCCGCCGGCTGCTCATCGACCG GGACCCGGGCGGGGCGGTGTCGCACGCCCAGGACGTGATCTCGGATCTCCTGTGTAACCGCATCGACATCTCCCAGCTGGTCATCACCAAGGAGCTGACCCGGGCCGCCGCCGACTACGCCGGCAAGCAGGCTCACGTCGAGCTGGCCGAGAg GATGAGACGCCGGGACCCCGGCAGCGCCCCCAGCCTGGGCGACCGGGTACCCTACGTCATCATCAGCGCGGCCAAGGGCGTGGCCGCCTAcatgaagtcagag GACCCCCTGTACGTGCTGGAGCACAGCCTGCCCATCGACACGCAGTACTACCTGGAACAGCAGCTCGCCAAGCCTCTGCTGCGCATCTTCGAGCCCATCTTGGGCGAGGGCCGGGCCGAGGCCGTGCTACTGC GCGGAGAGCACACCCGCTGCAAAACCGTGCTGACGGCCAAGGTCGGGGGGCTCATGGCCTTTGCCACGAAACGGAGCTGCTGCATCGGCTGCCGGGCCGTGCTGAGCCACCACG gaGCTGTGTGCAAATTCTGTCGCCCGAGGGAGTCTGAACTCTACCAGAAGGAG GTCGCCCACCTCGGGGCTTTGGAGGAGCGCTTCTCCCGTCTCTGGACGCAGTGCCAGCGCTGCCAGGGGAGCCTGCATGAGGACGTGCTCTGCACCAG ccGCGATTGCCCCATCTTCTACATGCGCAAGAaagttcagaaagacctggatgaCCAAGAGCAGCTGTTACGTCGCttcggcccccccggccccacggcctgGTGA